A window of Methanothermobacter sp. genomic DNA:
GGATCAGTGAGAAGAAGTTCAGGTCACTCTTCGTGAAACTCCCTGTGGGTGTGGTCCTCATGGATGCCGATGGAAGGATACTGGCGTCCAACCCCACCATACGGGAGATTTTCAGGCAACCGGCAGATAATAGATTTATAGGTGAACTCCACAGGGACCTTGCAGACGTCAGAAAAACTTAGGGGGGAGTTCATGATAAGGGGGTATAGGTGGATACGGGTGATCATTAGAAGGATTGATGGGGGTTCCCTGGGAATATTTGAGGATCTAACAGATATCAAGAGGTCTGAGGAGAAAGCAAGAAGGTCCCTTGAGGCCAACAGAACACTCCTGTCAGAACTTCACCACCGTGTCAAGAACAACCTTCAGATCATCTCAAGCCTCATAAACCTCCAGGCAAGGGGAATGGAACATGATTCCTGTGAACTCATGAGGGC
This region includes:
- a CDS encoding PAS domain-containing protein — translated: ISEKKFRSLFVKLPVGVVLMDADGRILASNPTIREIFRQPADNRFIGELHRDLADVRKT
- a CDS encoding sensor histidine kinase → MIRGYRWIRVIIRRIDGGSLGIFEDLTDIKRSEEKARRSLEANRTLLSELHHRVKNNLQIISSLINLQARGMEHDSCELMRALQLRIRAMTLVHDLLLSNPESSTVNFASYTERLHPTCATCTGPVFRLRWTLVWWNQH